Proteins encoded within one genomic window of Amycolatopsis sp. 2-15:
- a CDS encoding LamG domain-containing protein: MEYRRLSRGFKLRVFGLVVLVVASVLVVVTASSPSVPEAAPVASAPDAGAAFAAAIRQGTPVEVADQRTETKRVFAQPDGQLNAELASMPVRVRSGAGWVPVNTTLTKSVDRSVHPQATVDDLSFSAGGDTPLVTFGKGDKTLSLSWPQKLPVPTLDGPTATYHEVFPGVDLMMQAAADGYNERLVVKNATAAKNPALKSIAFKLAAKGLTVSSDQSGRIEAVDAAGNIVFAAPTSTMWDARGPEVASAPVEATVKESTLLLRPAVAMLEDPGRHFPVVIDPDMRSWNQSMWAKVFSGYPDQSYVNGTNDGDAWAKVGYCNFSDCNGIKIARTYFQFDTTFLSGKIINDVHFDTSVVFGPRCNITSNHKLFLAGWGLSFDTNWNNMPAGHQVGADVQVPTNYPGCDGFKGVGFDLTPADVRAGTTTNYFLQAGNETNSDWWRKYDVPTTFLRVWYNTRPNPPYELKTDPPLPTPCKWCGGTPYVGDSSIRLMGRLSDPDGNDQLKAIWDIYGGPAVDHREPDIYQASGAFASTAVDLSGRNDQSVTWSLTPFDRADRGNSVSGPAFKVDQVGVDKPPVVTAPVYSEDNTWHGGVGVSDTFTFTANGVPDIDHYLYGWNEAPSTRVDADALGGKASVTLTPPGDGPRDLFVQSVDRAGHRSPMKTYHFYVRAGNGPLAQWSFDGSTKDSATLGFRDATLHGAPNYVQGSIGSALKFDGVDDYATAPVSASTAAGFTFAGWVNLTTKTQGWATMLSQNGATATAVRLGYTGTGSDKWALELKTSDSSAAGVTTVLSSEKAQTGAWTHLAGVYDSTAKKVRLYVNGDLAGTADWTSPWPASGEFALGRSASAGVGADYLGGAVDEVRTYDRVLSDSEVKSIVTLDNVAAGYWNLDEADGTTARNSAAGGEMAALHTGAAFTQQGAVNGALILDGTQGYASTAGPAVRTDQSFTVNAWVKPSKLGDMAAVSQDGVNASGLYLKQIGGSWVFGMNGSDAAGGTAAEARSASNTVQPGVWTHLSGVYSSTAKTLTLYVNGVQAGSATAAAVPWMANGAFVIGRGQYGAPTGFWSGAVDEVRAYSRPLGASEIQGIVAQNNVPAAAWALDGDAKDGSSRGLNGTVSGKVDWAPGQNINPDPKDLAANFTGADGAVSAPPAVDTTKSFSVTSWVKLGTKTAGTGTVASQSGSRSSSFILGYTGSAIDRWSFAISSADADGPPAVTVQSDQPVQTGVWTHLVASYNAATKEMQLYVNGSLAGSTTTSAVWNATGEFDIGRGKDRGAWTSQLTGAVDDVKVYPRALFSDEIRTMAGRELNLVHNWQLDESSGTNVADSTGDRPGSLTTGARLVPGRVGNAVSLDGKTGVVSTSGVELRSDDSFTVSAWVYLDRKSDTTSKFTAVSLDGVHTSKFRLGHVADDMSAFCFDGMSDDPNACGKWVFEMAGSDVDSPVVAKAAVSTLPAEINTWAFLTGVYDKQTGKTWLYVNGKRVGDGTLDTAWQASGGAELGRGKVAGAPAQFWPGRVDDVRLYSGVLDKDRILSLYAAYPALDETPPDLPVADTAYWKFDENTGTAVSDSSGRGHNATMKGGASWFGGRAGAGAWLDGTSGYAETAGAVLDTTKSFSATAWVVLTNTDTGNYVVLGQDGNRTSVFQLRYSGDSGKWSVVVPQADEDNPPVTTVVSNVTVTPSEWTHLGVVYDASAQEMKLYVNGALTTVQVGVTLGASAGPFTIGRGKWNGQNSGFFPQGIDDVRVFGKALSDGEIRRVVADVSEADAGQWHFDNGTAQDYSWRHNDATLSGGASIVAGGVMGNALQLDGTTGVATTSDGGVPMARSFTVSAWAKLARTDKVATVVSQDGTRMSGFVLQYRPQLNRWVFGAATQDKDAAPLNYTASFQVPEVNRWTALTGVYDAGAAQFRLYVDGQLGGVQNNVAPWPATRGLAIGRDLVSGSPAEFFPGMIDEVSTHYDVMPEDTIQRRASWPAPTTGQLGRYADGAGRRGAYPTTESAPGGYHFDQSLGMLVDDSQPNTRRLYSCYAGTDAFTSPDPACEGQTVGGPIGSVYTVQPTNIETVAVYRCNTGPDHFESLDAACEGATGEGILGYTLAYAPLVRYNSSTTIDHFTTAEGVRPGYTLEGSHGFVALNSPSGTQAITSCVTDTDQFVSTDALCEGKTVIGTTGRLWTAAPAGVAANPIYRCVSPVGESMISTLATCEGWTVDKLLGYALDHVPDVTPSFPAGARSAAALILPDKSTSTPARTAASPG; the protein is encoded by the coding sequence GTGGAGTATCGAAGACTTTCGCGTGGCTTCAAGCTGCGCGTGTTCGGATTGGTTGTGCTCGTGGTCGCGAGCGTGCTCGTGGTGGTGACGGCAAGCTCGCCGTCAGTGCCGGAGGCGGCGCCCGTGGCGTCGGCGCCCGATGCCGGGGCCGCGTTCGCGGCGGCAATACGGCAGGGGACACCGGTGGAGGTAGCCGACCAGAGGACCGAGACCAAGCGGGTTTTCGCGCAGCCTGACGGGCAGTTGAACGCGGAGCTGGCGTCCATGCCGGTCCGGGTGCGCAGCGGAGCTGGCTGGGTGCCGGTGAACACGACGTTGACGAAGTCCGTAGATAGGTCTGTGCATCCCCAAGCCACTGTGGACGACCTGTCGTTCTCGGCGGGCGGGGACACGCCGTTGGTGACTTTCGGCAAGGGCGACAAGACGTTGTCGCTGTCGTGGCCGCAGAAACTGCCTGTCCCGACTCTCGACGGGCCGACTGCGACTTACCACGAAGTGTTTCCTGGCGTCGACCTGATGATGCAGGCTGCCGCCGACGGATACAACGAGCGGCTCGTCGTCAAGAACGCGACTGCAGCGAAGAACCCGGCGCTGAAGTCCATCGCATTCAAGCTCGCCGCGAAGGGCCTCACCGTTTCCAGTGACCAGTCGGGCCGGATCGAGGCGGTGGATGCAGCCGGCAACATCGTCTTCGCGGCGCCCACGTCAACGATGTGGGACGCGCGTGGCCCCGAAGTCGCGAGTGCGCCGGTCGAGGCGACGGTGAAGGAGTCGACGCTGCTGCTCCGCCCCGCGGTCGCGATGCTCGAGGATCCGGGGAGACACTTCCCTGTGGTGATCGACCCGGACATGCGCTCGTGGAATCAGTCGATGTGGGCGAAGGTTTTCTCGGGCTACCCCGATCAGTCCTACGTCAACGGCACGAACGACGGTGATGCGTGGGCCAAGGTCGGCTACTGCAACTTCAGCGATTGCAACGGTATCAAGATCGCAAGAACGTACTTCCAGTTCGACACGACCTTTCTTTCGGGCAAGATCATCAACGATGTCCACTTCGACACCAGCGTGGTATTCGGCCCCAGATGCAACATCACCAGCAACCACAAGCTGTTTCTAGCAGGCTGGGGTCTGTCATTCGACACCAACTGGAACAACATGCCAGCTGGTCACCAGGTCGGTGCTGACGTGCAAGTTCCTACCAACTACCCGGGCTGCGATGGTTTCAAGGGCGTCGGCTTCGACCTGACCCCTGCCGACGTCCGCGCGGGCACCACGACCAACTACTTCCTGCAAGCCGGCAACGAGACCAATTCGGATTGGTGGCGGAAGTACGACGTCCCCACAACTTTCCTCCGGGTCTGGTACAACACGCGCCCGAACCCCCCGTACGAGCTGAAGACCGACCCACCGCTGCCGACGCCGTGCAAATGGTGCGGCGGCACGCCATACGTCGGTGACAGCTCGATCCGGCTGATGGGCCGGCTCTCGGACCCCGACGGCAACGACCAGCTGAAAGCCATTTGGGACATCTACGGCGGCCCCGCGGTCGACCACCGCGAGCCGGACATCTACCAGGCGTCCGGAGCGTTCGCCAGCACGGCCGTCGACCTATCCGGCCGCAACGACCAGTCGGTCACGTGGTCGCTCACCCCTTTCGACCGCGCTGACCGGGGTAATTCCGTGTCCGGCCCGGCGTTCAAGGTCGATCAAGTGGGAGTCGACAAACCACCGGTCGTCACAGCGCCGGTGTACAGCGAGGACAACACCTGGCACGGCGGCGTCGGTGTCTCCGACACGTTCACGTTCACTGCAAACGGTGTTCCGGATATCGATCACTACCTCTACGGGTGGAACGAAGCCCCGTCGACCAGGGTCGATGCGGACGCGCTGGGAGGTAAAGCATCCGTCACGCTCACCCCTCCCGGCGACGGGCCCCGTGATCTGTTCGTGCAGAGCGTCGACCGCGCGGGCCACCGCAGTCCGATGAAGACCTACCACTTCTACGTCCGGGCCGGGAACGGACCGCTGGCACAGTGGTCGTTCGACGGTTCCACCAAGGACTCGGCCACGTTGGGCTTCCGCGACGCGACATTGCACGGCGCACCGAACTACGTGCAGGGCTCCATCGGGTCCGCGCTCAAGTTCGACGGCGTTGACGATTACGCGACGGCTCCGGTGTCCGCGAGCACGGCCGCCGGGTTCACCTTCGCCGGCTGGGTCAACCTCACGACGAAGACCCAGGGCTGGGCGACGATGCTCAGCCAGAACGGCGCGACGGCTACCGCGGTCCGGCTCGGCTACACCGGTACCGGAAGCGACAAGTGGGCGCTCGAGCTCAAGACTTCGGACTCGTCCGCGGCTGGTGTCACGACTGTTCTTTCATCTGAGAAGGCGCAGACGGGGGCGTGGACGCACCTGGCCGGGGTCTACGACTCCACCGCGAAGAAGGTTCGGCTCTACGTCAACGGTGACCTCGCAGGGACAGCCGACTGGACGTCACCGTGGCCGGCCAGCGGAGAGTTCGCCCTGGGCCGGAGCGCCTCTGCAGGTGTCGGAGCCGACTACCTCGGCGGCGCCGTCGATGAGGTCCGCACCTATGACCGCGTCCTGTCCGACTCTGAAGTGAAGTCCATCGTCACGCTCGACAACGTGGCCGCGGGTTACTGGAACCTCGACGAGGCCGATGGCACCACGGCGCGCAACAGCGCGGCCGGGGGAGAGATGGCCGCACTGCACACCGGTGCCGCGTTCACCCAGCAAGGTGCAGTAAACGGAGCGCTCATCCTGGACGGCACCCAAGGCTATGCCTCGACAGCCGGACCCGCGGTGCGCACGGATCAGAGCTTCACCGTCAACGCGTGGGTGAAGCCGAGCAAGCTCGGCGACATGGCCGCGGTGTCGCAAGACGGCGTCAACGCCAGCGGGTTGTACCTGAAGCAGATCGGCGGCAGCTGGGTCTTCGGGATGAACGGCTCCGACGCGGCCGGCGGTACGGCCGCTGAAGCGCGATCGGCTTCGAATACCGTCCAGCCCGGTGTCTGGACGCACCTGTCCGGTGTGTACAGCAGCACCGCGAAGACGCTCACCCTGTACGTCAACGGCGTCCAGGCGGGATCCGCGACGGCAGCGGCCGTCCCGTGGATGGCGAACGGTGCCTTCGTGATCGGGCGCGGCCAGTACGGCGCGCCCACCGGATTCTGGTCCGGAGCTGTTGACGAGGTGCGTGCGTACAGCCGTCCTCTCGGTGCTTCCGAAATCCAGGGCATCGTGGCTCAGAACAACGTCCCGGCGGCCGCGTGGGCACTCGACGGCGATGCGAAGGACGGCTCGAGCCGTGGTCTCAACGGCACGGTCAGCGGCAAGGTCGATTGGGCGCCGGGCCAGAACATCAACCCTGATCCCAAGGACCTGGCCGCGAACTTCACCGGCGCCGACGGTGCGGTGAGCGCACCGCCGGCGGTCGACACGACGAAGAGCTTCTCGGTCACCAGCTGGGTCAAGCTGGGTACCAAGACGGCGGGCACGGGCACTGTGGCGAGCCAGAGTGGCTCGAGGTCCTCGTCCTTCATCCTGGGCTACACGGGCAGCGCGATCGACCGCTGGTCCTTCGCCATCAGCTCCGCCGACGCCGACGGCCCGCCCGCGGTCACGGTGCAGTCCGACCAGCCCGTGCAGACGGGAGTGTGGACACACCTCGTGGCCAGCTACAACGCCGCCACGAAGGAAATGCAGCTCTACGTCAACGGGAGCCTCGCGGGTTCGACCACGACGAGTGCCGTGTGGAACGCCACCGGCGAGTTCGACATCGGGCGGGGCAAGGACCGGGGCGCGTGGACAAGCCAGCTCACGGGCGCGGTCGATGATGTGAAGGTCTACCCCCGGGCGTTGTTCAGCGACGAGATCCGCACGATGGCGGGACGCGAGCTGAACCTGGTCCACAACTGGCAGCTCGACGAGTCCAGCGGCACGAACGTCGCCGACTCGACCGGGGACCGGCCCGGCTCGCTCACCACCGGCGCACGCCTCGTACCGGGCCGGGTCGGGAACGCGGTTTCGCTCGACGGCAAGACCGGCGTGGTCTCGACCAGCGGCGTCGAGCTCAGGAGCGACGACAGCTTCACCGTGTCCGCCTGGGTGTACCTCGATCGCAAGAGCGACACCACGTCGAAGTTCACGGCGGTCAGCCTGGACGGCGTGCACACCAGCAAGTTCCGCCTCGGGCACGTCGCGGACGACATGTCGGCGTTCTGCTTCGACGGCATGTCCGACGACCCGAACGCCTGCGGCAAGTGGGTCTTCGAGATGGCGGGGTCCGACGTGGACAGCCCCGTGGTGGCGAAGGCCGCGGTGTCCACGCTGCCGGCCGAGATCAACACCTGGGCGTTCCTCACCGGCGTCTACGACAAGCAGACCGGAAAGACCTGGCTCTACGTGAACGGCAAACGCGTCGGTGACGGCACGCTCGACACCGCGTGGCAGGCGAGCGGCGGTGCCGAACTGGGCCGCGGCAAGGTGGCCGGTGCACCGGCGCAGTTCTGGCCAGGCCGCGTCGACGACGTGCGGCTGTACTCCGGCGTGCTGGACAAGGACAGGATCCTTTCCCTGTATGCCGCGTACCCGGCGCTCGACGAGACACCGCCGGACTTGCCGGTGGCCGACACGGCGTACTGGAAGTTCGACGAGAACACCGGAACCGCGGTGTCGGATTCGAGCGGTCGCGGCCACAACGCCACCATGAAAGGTGGGGCGTCGTGGTTCGGTGGACGGGCCGGAGCCGGTGCGTGGCTTGACGGCACCTCCGGGTACGCCGAGACCGCGGGAGCGGTGCTCGACACGACCAAGAGTTTCTCGGCTACGGCGTGGGTCGTCCTCACGAATACCGACACGGGCAACTACGTGGTCCTCGGCCAGGACGGCAATCGCACCAGCGTGTTCCAGCTGCGGTACAGCGGTGACAGTGGAAAGTGGAGTGTCGTCGTTCCGCAAGCGGATGAGGACAATCCTCCGGTCACCACGGTCGTGTCCAACGTGACGGTCACCCCGAGCGAGTGGACCCACCTCGGTGTCGTCTACGACGCCTCTGCACAGGAAATGAAGCTCTACGTCAACGGTGCGCTCACGACCGTCCAGGTCGGTGTCACCCTCGGAGCTTCCGCTGGGCCGTTCACGATCGGCCGGGGCAAGTGGAACGGCCAGAACAGCGGGTTCTTCCCCCAGGGCATCGACGATGTCCGCGTCTTCGGCAAGGCGCTCAGCGACGGTGAGATCCGCCGTGTCGTCGCGGACGTCTCGGAAGCAGACGCTGGGCAGTGGCACTTCGACAACGGGACCGCGCAGGACTACTCCTGGCGGCACAACGACGCCACGCTGTCCGGAGGCGCGTCGATCGTCGCAGGTGGTGTCATGGGCAACGCGCTGCAGCTCGACGGCACGACCGGAGTCGCGACCACCTCGGACGGAGGAGTGCCGATGGCGCGCAGCTTCACCGTCTCCGCGTGGGCGAAGCTGGCGCGGACCGACAAGGTCGCCACGGTCGTGAGCCAGGACGGTACGCGCATGAGCGGATTCGTCCTGCAGTACCGGCCGCAGCTCAACCGCTGGGTCTTCGGCGCTGCCACTCAGGACAAGGACGCAGCGCCGCTCAACTACACGGCGTCGTTCCAGGTGCCCGAGGTGAACCGCTGGACCGCGTTGACCGGCGTTTACGACGCCGGCGCGGCTCAGTTCCGGCTGTACGTGGACGGGCAGCTCGGCGGCGTGCAGAACAACGTCGCTCCCTGGCCGGCGACCCGCGGCCTGGCGATCGGACGCGACCTGGTCAGCGGCAGCCCGGCGGAGTTCTTCCCTGGCATGATCGACGAGGTCTCGACCCACTACGACGTGATGCCCGAGGACACCATCCAGCGCAGGGCCAGCTGGCCGGCTCCGACGACAGGGCAGCTCGGACGTTATGCCGATGGAGCGGGCCGACGGGGGGCCTACCCGACAACCGAGTCGGCTCCGGGCGGGTACCACTTCGATCAGAGCCTCGGCATGCTGGTCGACGACAGCCAGCCGAACACCCGCAGGTTGTACTCGTGCTACGCGGGGACCGATGCGTTCACCTCGCCTGACCCGGCATGCGAGGGCCAGACAGTGGGCGGGCCCATCGGATCGGTGTACACGGTTCAGCCGACGAACATCGAGACGGTCGCGGTTTACCGCTGCAACACGGGTCCGGATCACTTTGAGTCACTCGACGCCGCGTGCGAAGGTGCCACGGGCGAGGGGATCCTCGGCTACACGCTCGCCTACGCACCGCTGGTCCGTTACAACAGCAGCACGACGATCGACCACTTCACCACCGCGGAGGGCGTGCGGCCCGGGTACACCCTCGAAGGATCGCACGGATTCGTGGCGCTGAATTCCCCGTCCGGCACCCAGGCGATCACCAGCTGCGTGACGGACACGGACCAGTTCGTGTCGACCGATGCTCTCTGCGAGGGCAAGACGGTGATCGGCACGACGGGCCGATTGTGGACCGCCGCCCCGGCCGGCGTCGCGGCGAACCCGATCTACCGCTGCGTCAGCCCGGTGGGGGAGTCAATGATCAGCACGCTGGCCACCTGCGAGGGCTGGACCGTCGACAAGCTGCTCGGTTACGCGCTGGACCACGTGCCCGACGTCACGCCGTCGTTCCCGGCCGGTGCCCGCTCGGCCGCCGCGTTGATCCTTCCGGACAAGTCCACCTCGACTCCGGCGAGGACGGCCGCTTCACCTGGTTGA